A genomic window from Pseudoalteromonas piratica includes:
- a CDS encoding class I SAM-dependent methyltransferase: MSGVIYLQPGREKSLKRKHPWIFSKAIKKVKGNPGLGDTVSVYDADGKFLAIAAYSPQSQIRARVWSFDENTIVDTDFFYNRLKQALSLRDYVIDEGGLTGFRLCAAESDGLPGITIDKFDNYLVCQLLSAGAERHKGELVQALIKLFPGCNVYERSDVDVRKKEGLEPITGVLHGNAPTEPVRIMENGLALEVDILGGHKTGFYLDQRDSRNALSRFSKDKTVLNCFSYTGTFSLYALKAGCEKVTNVDVSESALAIAKRNVEHNNLDLSKVDFIKQDVFKLLREYREKGVQFDTIVMDPPKFADSKAQLTGACRGYKDINMIAMQILKPGGTLLTFSCSGLMEQNLFQKVVADAALDAGRELRIMERLNQAPDHPIAGEYPEGFYLKGLICKVL; encoded by the coding sequence ATGTCTGGGGTTATTTATCTTCAACCAGGGCGTGAAAAGTCATTAAAACGCAAACACCCTTGGATTTTTTCGAAAGCCATTAAGAAAGTAAAAGGCAACCCAGGTTTAGGGGATACCGTCAGTGTTTATGACGCGGATGGCAAATTTCTAGCCATTGCGGCATACAGTCCTCAATCGCAAATCCGTGCGCGAGTATGGTCATTTGACGAAAACACAATAGTCGATACTGACTTCTTCTATAACCGTCTTAAACAAGCACTGAGTTTGCGTGATTACGTTATTGATGAAGGTGGCCTCACTGGCTTTCGACTATGTGCTGCTGAATCAGATGGTTTACCGGGTATTACTATCGATAAGTTTGATAACTATCTTGTATGTCAGTTATTAAGTGCAGGTGCAGAGCGCCATAAGGGTGAATTAGTTCAAGCTCTTATTAAGTTGTTTCCTGGTTGTAACGTGTATGAACGCTCTGATGTAGATGTACGTAAAAAAGAAGGTCTTGAGCCTATCACGGGTGTATTGCACGGCAACGCACCAACAGAGCCTGTAAGAATAATGGAAAATGGTCTGGCATTAGAAGTTGATATTTTAGGCGGCCACAAAACCGGCTTTTATTTAGATCAGCGTGATAGCCGTAATGCGTTGAGTCGTTTTTCTAAAGATAAAACGGTACTTAACTGCTTTAGCTATACCGGTACATTTAGTTTATATGCACTTAAAGCAGGCTGTGAAAAAGTGACTAATGTGGATGTATCTGAAAGTGCATTAGCAATTGCTAAACGCAATGTTGAGCATAACAATTTAGATTTATCTAAAGTCGATTTTATCAAACAAGACGTATTTAAACTGCTTCGCGAATACCGTGAGAAAGGTGTTCAATTTGATACCATCGTAATGGATCCACCAAAGTTTGCTGACAGCAAAGCACAGTTAACGGGAGCATGTCGAGGTTATAAAGACATTAACATGATTGCCATGCAAATTCTAAAACCAGGTGGTACCTTACTGACATTCTCATGCTCTGGCTTAATGGAACAAAATCTGTTTCAAAAAGTAGTAGCAGATGCCGCACTCGATGCAGGGCGAGAACTTCGCATTATGGAGCGCTTAAATCAGGCACCTGATCACCCTATTGCCGGTGAATACCCTGAAGGCTTCTACTTGAAAGGGCTTATTTGTAAAGTGCTTTAA
- a CDS encoding dienelactone hydrolase family protein translates to MKILIASDIFGETEAHIEICELLGNKHQVTSISPYHKEPPIFANETDAYQYFINMGGMDNYLARIANLKNVNEIEITIGFSAGGAAIWACQNVFTALRQGIAFYPGQIRHYLETKVSVPWHVVFAKFERHFDQDEVIGVLAKNTSLSIYRAPYQHGFINPDSEQFNLSARREALDCLANIDVTANKGELATEFTKNYEKFGNPMVTD, encoded by the coding sequence ATGAAAATACTGATAGCCAGTGATATTTTCGGTGAAACCGAAGCGCATATTGAGATATGTGAATTATTAGGTAACAAGCATCAAGTAACCTCAATTTCTCCCTATCATAAAGAACCTCCCATTTTTGCTAATGAAACAGATGCATATCAATACTTTATAAATATGGGCGGTATGGATAACTACTTAGCGCGCATAGCAAATCTAAAAAATGTCAATGAGATAGAAATTACCATCGGTTTTAGTGCCGGCGGTGCTGCTATTTGGGCTTGCCAAAATGTCTTTACTGCATTGCGTCAAGGCATTGCATTTTATCCAGGTCAGATTCGGCATTATCTTGAAACAAAAGTGTCTGTTCCTTGGCATGTGGTATTTGCAAAGTTTGAGCGCCATTTTGATCAAGATGAGGTTATCGGCGTGCTTGCTAAAAATACGAGCTTATCCATCTATCGAGCGCCTTATCAGCATGGCTTTATCAACCCAGATTCAGAACAGTTCAATTTATCAGCGAGACGAGAAGCATTAGATTGTCTAGCAAATATTGATGTAACCGCTAATAAAGGTGAATTAGCGACTGAATTTACAAAAAATTATGAAAAATTTGGCAATCCGATGGTCACCGACTAA
- a CDS encoding acylphosphatase: MSERTLKAIVAGRVQGVFYRASVKQVAEQLGICGYAKNLANGEVEVEATGQDLKLIKFTEFLEQGPSQADVEKVSWDYIQTKQFDGFEVQ, translated from the coding sequence ATGTCTGAGCGAACACTAAAAGCTATTGTTGCTGGCAGAGTGCAAGGTGTATTTTATCGCGCTTCGGTAAAACAAGTAGCTGAGCAGCTGGGAATTTGTGGTTATGCCAAAAATTTAGCTAATGGTGAAGTTGAAGTGGAAGCCACAGGGCAAGATCTCAAATTGATTAAGTTTACCGAGTTTCTTGAACAAGGCCCAAGCCAAGCAGATGTTGAGAAAGTCTCGTGGGATTACATTCAAACCAAACAATTTGATGGATTTGAGGTACAATAA
- a CDS encoding TonB-dependent receptor: protein MKLRSLYVACALACAPSYAQVSNDMEVIEVYATKRAQPIKQVTVTLSTVDGEQIDKEQLKDVTAIGHLIPNVKISQNAAEGTTPAINIRGVGLIDYNTSNTSPIAIYQDDVTVGAANNQLVNLFDIESIEILRGPQGTLFGRNSTGGAILIRNKLPELNTLDGYIKVGRGNLDFGLLEGVANIPLSENIATRISVSSKEYDYSTNNLLPGSEQAGMVQTDYRVALLGQWDKFDLHFKLNGNDWNGTVNPVGSIGIFKDPVNGVLCSVEELGSNNCFDAFGFNDGSERFFDVMVNNEQEHDTENIGTSLKLNYQLNDTLELTSITAYNSLNRDHGFNCDGSPAQLCEGHLGTKDDAFSQELRLSSTFDIGHLMAGIYYLHEDIKQNNFNDILRDLRGILDPSLTTTFYYDNTINIESTAIFGQFDWQINNQFTVVLGARYTDETTQYESHSDLNIVLDPSDLAGQTIDYYTVSGSETDDQVSGKLALNYQTLDGTQLYYSLSNGYKSGGYYGGFIATPEQAELAAYGPEYILANELGLRTELFDNQWKIAAAVFHYDYQDQQVFMNQASATPGAPPLQLLENVASSTIYGAELENTWFLGSDIDITFNVGYLPHAEFDEYVDPLGNALTDHRLPFTSEWNIASNINYRLNISDGELAISLGNDYQSEYYFDQNMNESAMQDNVLLWHANISYSIAAWHVNLWGKNLTDEHYSHLKFDLSSFLGMLEDFKAEGRQYGINLRYQF, encoded by the coding sequence ATGAAATTACGCTCACTTTATGTTGCTTGTGCACTCGCTTGCGCCCCTTCTTACGCACAAGTATCAAACGATATGGAAGTTATAGAAGTTTATGCTACCAAACGTGCCCAACCCATCAAACAAGTTACAGTTACGTTATCAACGGTTGATGGAGAACAAATTGATAAAGAGCAGCTTAAAGATGTTACTGCAATAGGGCATTTAATTCCTAACGTTAAAATCTCTCAAAATGCTGCAGAGGGTACTACACCTGCCATCAACATTCGCGGGGTTGGCTTAATTGATTACAACACATCCAATACTTCGCCAATTGCTATTTATCAAGATGATGTCACGGTAGGTGCGGCAAATAATCAGTTAGTTAATTTGTTTGATATAGAAAGCATTGAGATTCTTCGCGGACCACAAGGCACACTGTTTGGACGTAACAGCACTGGGGGGGCAATTTTAATTCGTAATAAACTGCCAGAACTTAACACACTCGATGGTTATATAAAGGTAGGCCGTGGTAATCTCGATTTTGGCTTATTAGAAGGCGTAGCAAACATACCGCTTAGCGAAAATATAGCAACTCGAATTTCAGTAAGCAGTAAAGAATATGATTACTCAACCAATAACTTATTACCTGGTTCAGAGCAAGCTGGCATGGTGCAAACAGACTATCGCGTTGCCTTACTTGGGCAGTGGGACAAGTTTGACTTACATTTCAAACTCAATGGTAATGATTGGAATGGCACAGTTAATCCTGTAGGTTCCATTGGTATTTTTAAAGATCCTGTAAACGGTGTGCTGTGTAGTGTTGAAGAGTTAGGCTCTAACAATTGTTTTGATGCTTTTGGTTTTAATGACGGCAGTGAACGTTTTTTTGATGTTATGGTAAATAATGAACAGGAACACGACACTGAGAATATTGGGACTTCTTTAAAACTTAATTATCAATTAAACGACACGCTAGAGTTAACCAGTATTACCGCTTATAACTCGCTAAATCGAGATCATGGTTTTAATTGTGATGGCAGTCCAGCGCAGTTATGTGAAGGGCACTTGGGCACAAAAGATGATGCGTTTAGCCAAGAATTACGTCTATCGTCGACATTTGATATTGGCCATTTAATGGCAGGTATTTACTATTTACATGAAGATATTAAACAAAATAATTTTAATGATATTCTCCGCGATTTAAGGGGGATTTTGGATCCATCCCTCACAACGACTTTTTATTACGACAATACAATAAATATTGAATCAACGGCAATTTTCGGTCAATTCGACTGGCAAATAAATAATCAATTCACTGTGGTACTGGGTGCGCGTTATACCGATGAGACAACACAGTATGAATCTCATAGCGATTTGAATATTGTGTTAGACCCGAGTGATTTAGCAGGACAAACCATAGATTATTATACCGTGTCAGGTAGTGAGACGGATGATCAAGTGTCTGGTAAATTGGCGCTTAATTACCAAACATTAGATGGAACGCAATTATATTATTCATTATCAAATGGCTATAAAAGTGGTGGTTATTATGGCGGATTCATTGCGACTCCGGAGCAAGCGGAACTTGCGGCGTATGGTCCCGAATATATACTAGCTAATGAACTTGGCCTACGTACAGAACTGTTTGATAACCAGTGGAAAATCGCTGCAGCCGTGTTTCATTATGACTATCAAGACCAACAAGTGTTTATGAATCAGGCGAGTGCAACGCCCGGTGCACCACCGTTACAGCTGCTTGAAAATGTTGCGTCTTCAACAATTTATGGTGCAGAGCTTGAAAATACGTGGTTTTTGGGTAGCGATATAGATATCACATTCAATGTTGGATACTTACCTCATGCAGAGTTTGACGAGTATGTTGATCCCTTGGGTAATGCGTTAACTGATCACCGTTTACCATTTACATCTGAGTGGAATATTGCGAGTAACATAAATTACCGGTTGAATATCAGTGATGGCGAGTTAGCTATTTCCCTCGGCAATGATTATCAGTCTGAATACTATTTTGATCAAAATATGAATGAGTCTGCAATGCAAGATAATGTATTGTTATGGCACGCGAATATTTCGTATAGTATTGCAGCTTGGCATGTTAATCTTTGGGGTAAAAATCTAACAGATGAACACTATAGCCACTTGAAATTCGACTTAAGCTCATTTTTGGGCATGTTAGAAGATTTCAAAGCTGAGGGTCGCCAATATGGTATAAACCTTCGTTATCAATTTTGA
- a CDS encoding ATP-binding protein codes for MKQTGVIFVFIFFLLLSKQLFASTTPPDKLLATNLLTDSVQINSEQRLSFPLSYAEAKTWQHKQHLKKRPHIFGDEVWYAFPLVHQLASGDYIFAPSNFMADEIEVRVFDKNNTQISFSGAEHSLDTPFHFTNEVQLVSGEQYIVIVRITSDYFYTSPKLMLYQAKDFQQQATVTSTIMLLCFGIGIALGLYNLLIFFVSREKMHLHYALFTASWVFAWSHFFLIPQQLFGVNSAPYHWLGFILLPLTNALFFIPFLRLDKYFPQLSKVAIGVGVGALIGIPISVFIPGFGFIWATLVTGIMMVIGMAAGILSWQNGFKPARYFILAYIAMLVPNMVGNLNNLGLFSNVNANFYLYGLIGTTLDALLLAFAVADKLRLINKQNFDLSQNLELKVKERTTALEMLTEELKDANQAKSRFLANMSHEIRTPMTSILGYIDTLNSDDSLTPDEQKHGLSVIQKNSRHLLSLINDILDVSKIEANKLTIEQVPTNIFQLLSEVGSVLGRQVRDKGLEFNIDYHFPLPNQIMSDPVRLRQILLNLASNSVKFTKKGSVSIKVEMEDEDLKITIVDTGIGMDQQALDKLFSPFHQGDLSTTRQFGGTGLGLHISKNLVERLGGVMQVSSRVDKGSKFSFTLPCYLTTETQWLDSYQITKETEYKSKRNSAIKKLEGTILLAEDHPDNRVLIKRMLENLGFSIVCANNGKEAVEATLNDEFDIILLDIQMPVMDGLEAHDLMRSTGVSCPILALTANAMTDEIKHYLSVGFDDHIAKPIDQTEFYEKLSKYIDVPIEVAAIPEQDLEIMRLQFINNLTEQKALAEHLFCLGDNPELAKLCHAIYGAAGMFGFEELGVMAKSLETALKNDSQKEISTAYQSFMRSIKQIHA; via the coding sequence ATGAAACAAACAGGCGTTATCTTTGTTTTTATTTTTTTTCTGTTGCTCAGCAAGCAACTGTTTGCTTCTACCACACCACCAGACAAGCTTCTTGCAACCAATTTATTAACAGATTCAGTCCAGATAAACTCTGAACAACGTCTCAGCTTTCCACTTAGTTATGCTGAAGCCAAAACGTGGCAGCATAAACAACACCTTAAAAAGCGACCTCATATATTTGGTGATGAGGTCTGGTATGCATTTCCACTTGTTCACCAATTAGCGTCAGGTGATTATATTTTTGCTCCTTCAAATTTTATGGCAGATGAAATTGAAGTCAGGGTGTTTGATAAAAATAACACGCAGATTTCTTTTTCAGGTGCTGAGCATTCCCTGGATACACCATTTCATTTTACTAATGAAGTTCAGTTAGTTAGTGGCGAGCAATACATAGTAATTGTACGTATTACCAGTGATTATTTTTATACATCTCCTAAGCTGATGCTTTACCAAGCTAAAGATTTTCAACAACAAGCAACTGTGACATCAACAATCATGTTACTTTGCTTTGGAATTGGCATCGCTCTTGGCTTATATAACTTACTTATATTCTTTGTTTCTAGAGAAAAAATGCACCTTCACTATGCCTTGTTTACAGCATCGTGGGTGTTTGCTTGGAGCCATTTCTTTTTAATCCCGCAGCAATTATTTGGTGTTAACTCAGCACCGTACCATTGGCTTGGTTTTATTTTGTTGCCGTTAACAAATGCACTCTTTTTCATACCCTTTCTCAGATTAGATAAGTATTTTCCACAACTATCTAAAGTTGCTATTGGCGTGGGCGTTGGCGCGTTAATCGGTATTCCAATTAGTGTCTTTATACCTGGCTTTGGCTTTATTTGGGCAACACTTGTCACTGGCATTATGATGGTGATTGGGATGGCAGCAGGTATCCTGAGTTGGCAAAATGGTTTCAAACCAGCCCGTTATTTTATTTTGGCTTACATCGCGATGTTAGTGCCAAATATGGTAGGGAACTTAAATAACCTCGGGCTATTTTCAAATGTTAATGCCAATTTTTATTTATACGGTCTAATAGGTACCACTCTTGATGCCTTGTTATTAGCATTTGCAGTTGCAGACAAACTTCGTTTAATCAATAAACAAAATTTCGATTTAAGCCAAAACTTAGAATTAAAAGTAAAAGAGCGTACTACAGCACTTGAAATGCTAACCGAAGAACTGAAAGACGCAAACCAAGCTAAATCACGTTTTCTGGCTAATATGAGCCATGAAATTCGCACTCCAATGACCTCAATTTTAGGTTACATAGATACGTTAAACAGTGATGATTCGTTAACCCCCGATGAGCAAAAACATGGTTTAAGTGTAATTCAAAAAAACAGCCGGCATTTATTAAGTTTAATTAATGACATCTTAGATGTGTCAAAAATTGAAGCAAACAAGTTAACCATTGAGCAAGTGCCGACGAATATTTTTCAGCTTCTCTCAGAAGTGGGATCTGTACTGGGTCGTCAAGTACGTGATAAAGGGCTCGAATTTAATATTGATTATCACTTTCCGTTACCAAATCAAATAATGTCAGATCCCGTAAGGCTCCGTCAGATTTTACTTAACTTAGCGAGTAACTCGGTAAAGTTTACTAAAAAGGGTAGTGTGAGTATTAAAGTTGAAATGGAAGATGAAGACTTAAAAATAACCATTGTTGACACTGGGATTGGCATGGATCAACAAGCACTAGATAAGTTATTTAGTCCGTTTCATCAAGGTGATTTATCAACGACACGGCAATTTGGCGGTACAGGGCTAGGTCTTCATATTTCAAAAAATCTGGTCGAACGTCTCGGTGGTGTGATGCAGGTATCGAGTAGAGTGGATAAAGGTTCAAAATTTAGCTTTACATTACCTTGCTACCTCACGACTGAGACACAATGGCTAGATTCCTATCAAATTACTAAAGAAACGGAATATAAGAGTAAGCGCAATTCAGCAATTAAAAAGCTTGAAGGAACAATTCTATTAGCTGAAGATCACCCAGACAATCGCGTATTAATAAAACGCATGTTAGAAAATTTAGGGTTTAGTATTGTCTGTGCTAATAATGGTAAAGAAGCGGTTGAAGCAACCCTGAATGATGAATTTGATATTATATTATTAGATATTCAAATGCCGGTTATGGATGGCTTAGAAGCCCATGACTTAATGCGCTCAACCGGCGTTTCTTGTCCGATTTTAGCACTGACAGCCAATGCCATGACGGATGAAATCAAACATTATTTGTCTGTGGGATTTGACGATCATATCGCTAAACCAATCGACCAAACTGAGTTTTATGAGAAACTAAGTAAATACATTGATGTACCTATTGAAGTTGCAGCTATTCCTGAGCAAGACCTTGAGATAATGCGCTTGCAATTTATAAATAATCTCACTGAACAAAAAGCCCTTGCTGAGCATTTGTTTTGCTTGGGAGACAATCCAGAACTTGCCAAACTGTGCCATGCAATTTATGGCGCTGCGGGAATGTTTGGCTTTGAAGAGCTTGGCGTTATGGCAAAAAGCCTTGAAACTGCGCTGAAAAACGATTCACAAAAAGAAATCAGTACTGCGTATCAGTCATTTATGCGCTCAATTAAACAGATCCATGCTTAA
- the metG gene encoding methionine--tRNA ligase has translation MSQRKILITSALPYANGPTHLGHLLEYIQTDIWSRFQKLRGHETYYVCADDAHGTPIMLNAQKQGITPEEMVANVSVERQRDFADFHIKFDNYHSTHSEENKAFSELIYNRLNDGGYIKKRTISQLFDEEKGIFLPDRFVTGTCPRCKAEDQNGDSCDVCGATYSPTELESPKSVMSGSTPVLKDSEHYFFDLPAFEEMLKAWLTSGAIQGEMANKLNEWFEDGLQQWDISRDAPYFGFEIPGAPGKYFYVWLDAPIGYMASFKNLCDKTGLDFDAFWSTDSDAELYHFIGKDIVYFHSLFWPAMLEGAGFRKPNNVFAHGFVTVNGAKMSKSKGTFIKARTYLDHIANPEYLRYYFAAKLNSGITDLDLNLEDFAQRVNSDLVGKVVNIASRCAGFIAKKFNGKLSDEIAEPELLAEFVNAQESVAASFENREYSRAIREIMALADKANQYIDAKAPWVLIKDEATQRDAHLVCSMGINLFKLLMTYLKPVLPAMAEQVETFLNTELTWQSINTALTNHEISKFKALMQRVEMDKVNAMLEESKESLAPAKPAIDPNSPLAKEPIADEIEFNDFAKVDLRVAKIAKAEHVEGADKLLKLTLDLGGETRQVFAGIKSAYQPEDIEGKLTVMVANLKPRKMRFGMSEGMVLAAGPGGKEIYILNPDEGSEPGMRVM, from the coding sequence ATGTCGCAAAGAAAAATCTTAATTACAAGTGCATTACCTTATGCAAATGGCCCAACGCATTTAGGTCATTTACTTGAATATATTCAAACTGATATCTGGTCTCGTTTCCAGAAGTTACGTGGTCATGAAACGTATTATGTGTGTGCCGATGACGCACACGGTACGCCGATCATGCTAAATGCTCAAAAGCAAGGGATCACACCTGAAGAAATGGTTGCCAATGTAAGTGTTGAGCGCCAACGCGACTTTGCCGATTTTCATATTAAGTTTGATAACTATCACAGTACGCATTCAGAAGAAAATAAAGCCTTTTCTGAGCTTATTTATAATCGTTTAAATGACGGTGGTTACATCAAAAAGCGTACTATTTCGCAATTATTTGATGAAGAGAAAGGCATTTTCTTACCAGACCGCTTTGTAACAGGTACTTGCCCTCGCTGTAAAGCCGAGGACCAAAATGGCGATAGCTGTGATGTATGTGGCGCAACTTATAGTCCAACGGAGCTTGAATCACCAAAATCAGTGATGTCAGGTTCAACCCCAGTATTAAAAGATTCAGAGCACTATTTCTTCGACTTACCTGCGTTTGAAGAGATGCTTAAAGCGTGGCTGACATCTGGTGCAATCCAAGGTGAAATGGCAAACAAGCTAAATGAATGGTTTGAAGATGGTCTACAACAATGGGATATTAGCCGCGACGCGCCTTACTTTGGTTTTGAAATCCCTGGCGCACCTGGTAAATACTTTTATGTATGGTTAGATGCGCCAATTGGTTACATGGCCAGTTTTAAAAACTTATGCGATAAAACAGGCCTTGATTTTGATGCGTTTTGGTCAACTGATTCAGATGCTGAGCTTTATCACTTTATCGGTAAAGACATCGTCTACTTCCACAGCCTTTTCTGGCCAGCAATGCTTGAAGGTGCCGGTTTTAGAAAGCCAAATAATGTATTTGCTCATGGTTTTGTTACGGTTAATGGCGCAAAAATGTCTAAGTCCAAAGGTACTTTTATTAAAGCGCGTACCTACCTGGATCACATTGCTAACCCTGAGTATTTGCGTTACTACTTTGCAGCCAAACTTAATTCAGGCATTACCGATTTAGACCTAAACTTGGAAGATTTCGCACAGCGTGTGAACTCAGATCTGGTAGGTAAAGTTGTTAATATTGCAAGCCGTTGTGCCGGTTTTATTGCTAAGAAATTCAACGGTAAACTGAGTGATGAAATTGCAGAGCCTGAGCTACTCGCTGAATTTGTTAATGCGCAAGAATCAGTTGCTGCGTCATTTGAAAACCGTGAATACAGCCGTGCAATTCGTGAAATTATGGCGCTTGCAGACAAAGCAAATCAGTACATTGATGCCAAAGCACCTTGGGTATTAATTAAAGATGAAGCAACACAACGAGATGCTCACTTGGTTTGCTCTATGGGTATCAACCTATTTAAGTTATTAATGACTTATTTAAAGCCTGTGTTACCTGCAATGGCAGAGCAAGTTGAAACCTTCTTAAATACAGAATTAACCTGGCAAAGTATCAATACTGCGCTAACTAATCACGAAATCAGCAAGTTCAAAGCATTAATGCAACGTGTTGAAATGGATAAGGTAAACGCAATGCTTGAAGAATCAAAAGAAAGCCTGGCACCTGCAAAACCAGCGATTGATCCTAACAGTCCTCTAGCCAAAGAGCCGATTGCAGATGAAATTGAATTTAATGATTTTGCAAAAGTTGACCTACGCGTAGCTAAAATTGCGAAAGCAGAACACGTTGAAGGCGCGGATAAACTGTTAAAGTTAACATTAGATCTCGGCGGTGAAACTCGCCAAGTATTCGCAGGTATTAAATCAGCGTATCAACCAGAAGATATTGAAGGCAAGCTAACCGTAATGGTTGCAAACCTTAAACCTCGTAAGATGCGTTTTGGTATGTCTGAGGGTATGGTACTGGCTGCAGGCCCTGGCGGCAAAGAAATCTACATCTTAAACCCAGATGAAGGTTCAGAGCCAGGTATGCGCGTAATGTAG
- the apbC gene encoding iron-sulfur cluster carrier protein ApbC — protein MFNIKNLFSGSKQADKAVTEGQESALFTRINQLLADYRSDIFPVGLQQATSLVSVTDGDTIKVELLLHFAASSEQPDIAKFLSDKLGKQVALSVQVNLLEPTRHKNIKHIVLVASGKGGVGKSTSAVNLANALKQNGAKVGILDADIYGPSIPLLLGLEDAKPEAKDDKTLLPMDKNGLATQSIGFLLGKEDATVWRGPMASTALMQLLNETSWPALDYLVVDMPPGTGDIQLTMSQKIPASGAVIVTTPQDLALADAKKGIDMFNKVKVPIVGLIENMSYFHCQHCNGVNHIFGEDGGKDLAQHIAVPLLGQVPLAHRIRQVGEQGEFLSHNADKALVAIYNRAAKLVASHLFYQGSGSNPVEIIITDD, from the coding sequence ATGTTTAATATTAAAAATCTTTTCTCTGGGTCAAAACAAGCTGATAAAGCTGTAACTGAAGGGCAGGAATCAGCCTTGTTTACTCGCATTAATCAGTTGTTGGCAGATTATCGTTCTGACATTTTTCCTGTTGGTTTGCAACAAGCTACTAGCTTAGTATCTGTTACCGATGGTGACACAATAAAAGTAGAGTTGTTACTACATTTTGCAGCGAGCAGTGAACAGCCTGACATTGCTAAATTCTTGTCTGATAAGTTGGGTAAGCAAGTCGCGTTAAGTGTACAAGTCAATTTGTTAGAACCAACTAGGCACAAAAATATTAAGCATATTGTCTTAGTCGCCAGTGGCAAAGGCGGTGTTGGTAAATCAACAAGTGCCGTTAATTTAGCGAACGCGTTAAAACAAAATGGTGCAAAGGTAGGTATTTTGGATGCTGACATTTACGGCCCATCAATTCCTTTACTCCTTGGCCTTGAAGATGCAAAACCAGAGGCAAAAGATGACAAAACGCTATTACCTATGGATAAAAATGGTTTGGCGACTCAGTCAATTGGATTTTTATTAGGCAAAGAAGATGCAACTGTTTGGCGTGGCCCTATGGCATCAACAGCCTTGATGCAGCTACTAAATGAGACGTCATGGCCTGCACTTGATTACTTAGTTGTTGATATGCCCCCTGGCACAGGTGATATTCAGTTAACCATGTCACAAAAAATTCCTGCAAGTGGCGCTGTAATTGTTACTACGCCGCAAGACTTAGCATTAGCGGATGCTAAAAAGGGCATTGATATGTTTAACAAAGTGAAAGTGCCCATTGTAGGCTTAATTGAGAATATGAGTTACTTCCATTGCCAACATTGTAATGGTGTTAATCATATTTTTGGCGAAGATGGCGGCAAAGACTTAGCTCAGCATATAGCGGTCCCGTTACTCGGACAGGTTCCTCTTGCGCATCGTATTAGACAAGTTGGTGAGCAAGGTGAGTTTCTTTCACATAATGCTGACAAGGCGCTCGTTGCCATTTATAATCGAGCGGCAAAACTTGTTGCTAGTCATTTGTTTTATCAAGGAAGTGGCAGCAATCCCGTCGAAATCATTATAACGGACGACTAA
- the dcd gene encoding dCTP deaminase yields the protein MRLCDTHIKEYLKAGKINIEPAPKEDMISGVTVDLRLGNKFRVFQDHKAPYVDLSGPKELVSAAMESIMSDEIILEEGEAFFLHPGELALAITHESVTLPDDIVGWLDGRSSLARLGLMVHVTAHRIDPGWSGNIVLEFYNSGKLPLALRPYMKIGALSFETMSGPAESPYNRRKDAKYKGQSGAVASRISDDSQS from the coding sequence ATGCGATTATGTGATACACATATAAAAGAATACCTAAAAGCAGGTAAGATCAACATTGAACCTGCGCCAAAAGAAGACATGATTTCGGGTGTCACTGTTGATTTACGATTAGGAAATAAGTTTCGTGTTTTTCAGGATCATAAAGCCCCTTATGTAGATTTAAGCGGACCAAAAGAGCTTGTTTCAGCGGCCATGGAATCGATTATGAGCGATGAAATAATTCTTGAAGAAGGTGAAGCGTTTTTTCTACACCCAGGTGAGTTAGCGTTAGCAATTACCCATGAAAGTGTCACTTTACCTGATGACATAGTCGGTTGGCTTGATGGTCGCTCATCATTAGCGCGTTTAGGCTTAATGGTGCATGTAACAGCACACCGTATCGATCCTGGTTGGTCGGGCAATATCGTACTTGAATTTTATAACTCAGGAAAATTACCTTTAGCACTTCGTCCTTATATGAAAATTGGTGCTTTAAGCTTTGAAACCATGTCAGGTCCTGCAGAAAGCCCATATAATCGTCGAAAAGATGCTAAGTATAAAGGCCAATCGGGTGCAGTCGCATCGCGAATTAGCGACGATAGCCAATCTTAA